One window from the genome of Pararhizobium gei encodes:
- a CDS encoding glycosyl transferase gives MDVLAASGGVKQVICISWGTKYGAPFINRLYGMVARNITPPFTFTCFTDNRAGLHPAILCEDLPPLEVERMPQNTRGIWPKARLWGPTLGSLKGPVLFLDLDLVIVSSLDGFFEVGGADDVVMAKNQTTPLERLGQTSLFRFPVGKLLPLQEMFRADPQAVADTYRYEQRFVSRNAPGGVTFFPRRWVLHFRQDCRWPFPLNYILAPRLPKDARVVIFPRGLWPQHAIDGRYGEKGVAVTPLEHIAGVFDTKKRRKKAPFRYLRHYIRPTPWVAEHWRE, from the coding sequence TTGGACGTTTTGGCAGCCAGTGGCGGCGTGAAGCAAGTGATCTGCATCAGCTGGGGCACCAAATATGGCGCTCCCTTCATCAACAGGCTCTACGGCATGGTGGCGCGCAACATCACGCCGCCTTTTACCTTCACCTGCTTCACCGACAACCGGGCCGGGCTGCATCCTGCGATCCTCTGCGAGGATCTGCCGCCGCTCGAGGTCGAGCGTATGCCGCAAAACACAAGGGGCATCTGGCCGAAGGCGCGCCTCTGGGGGCCGACGCTCGGAAGCCTGAAAGGCCCGGTGCTGTTTCTGGATCTCGATCTGGTCATCGTGTCGTCGCTCGACGGCTTTTTCGAGGTTGGCGGGGCTGACGACGTGGTCATGGCGAAAAACCAGACGACGCCGCTGGAGCGCCTCGGGCAAACCTCCCTGTTTCGGTTCCCCGTTGGAAAGCTTCTGCCGCTGCAGGAAATGTTTCGCGCCGATCCGCAAGCCGTGGCCGATACCTATCGCTACGAGCAGCGTTTCGTCAGTCGCAATGCGCCGGGTGGCGTAACATTTTTTCCGCGCCGCTGGGTTCTGCATTTCCGGCAGGACTGCCGCTGGCCTTTCCCGCTGAACTACATTCTTGCGCCGCGCCTGCCGAAGGACGCACGCGTGGTGATTTTCCCGCGCGGCCTTTGGCCACAGCATGCCATCGACGGCCGGTATGGCGAAAAGGGAGTGGCGGTGACGCCGCTGGAACATATTGCCGGCGTCTTCGACACGAAAAAGCGGCGCAAAAAAGCACCGTTCCGTTATTTGCGCCACTACATCCGGCCAACGCCATGGGTTGCCGAACACTGGCGGGAATAG
- a CDS encoding amino acid ABC transporter permease/ATP-binding protein, with amino-acid sequence MNWLENLRRSFLDWNAMAEVLPTMITVGLKNTLILAAASTVLGVIIGMILAIMGISRSAWLRIPARIYTDIFRGLPAIVTILIIGQGFARIGREIFGPSPYPLGILALSLIAGAYIGEIFRSGIQSIDRGQMEACRALSMSYGQGMRLIVVPQGVRRVLPALVNQFIGNVKDSSLVYFLGLLAAEREIFRVGQDQAVVTGNLSPLLLAGIFYLVITVPLTHLVNTIDTRLRLGKRRPSELTSGLEEVDELAGASAPRKEDNAQFRGGSLEAQGLGMAYGDLEVLKGVDLTVRPGSVTCIIGPSGSGKSTLLRCLNRLVEPKSGDVRLDGESTLRMKPETLRRRVGMVFQHFNLFPDHTALENVMLSLTQIKRMPKAQAERLAKARLADVGLASRQHHRPGGLSGGQQQRVAIARALAMEPEVMLFDEVTSSLDPELVKGVLNLMADLGRRGMTMVVVTHEMGFARRVADQVVFMDEGRVVETGTPEAIFDNPQSPRLKRFLAEVL; translated from the coding sequence ATGAACTGGCTTGAAAACCTCCGTCGCAGCTTCCTCGACTGGAATGCGATGGCCGAAGTCCTGCCGACCATGATCACGGTCGGCCTGAAGAACACGCTGATCCTCGCCGCCGCCTCGACGGTTCTAGGCGTCATCATCGGCATGATTCTCGCGATCATGGGCATATCGCGGTCCGCCTGGCTGCGCATTCCCGCCCGGATCTACACGGATATTTTTCGCGGTCTTCCAGCGATCGTCACCATCCTTATTATCGGGCAGGGGTTCGCCCGCATCGGCCGGGAAATCTTCGGTCCTTCCCCCTATCCGCTGGGCATCCTGGCGCTTAGCCTGATTGCCGGCGCCTATATCGGCGAGATCTTCCGCTCGGGCATCCAGAGCATCGACCGGGGCCAGATGGAGGCCTGCCGGGCGCTCAGCATGAGCTATGGCCAGGGAATGCGCCTGATCGTCGTGCCGCAGGGGGTGCGCCGGGTGCTGCCGGCGCTGGTCAACCAGTTCATCGGCAATGTCAAAGATTCCAGTCTCGTCTATTTCCTCGGACTTCTGGCTGCAGAGCGCGAGATCTTCCGTGTCGGCCAGGACCAGGCCGTCGTCACGGGAAACCTGTCACCGCTGCTGCTGGCCGGCATTTTCTATCTGGTGATTACCGTGCCGCTGACCCATCTGGTCAATACCATCGATACGCGGCTGCGGCTCGGCAAGCGCAGGCCAAGTGAACTGACGAGCGGTTTGGAAGAGGTGGACGAACTCGCAGGCGCCAGCGCTCCCCGGAAGGAGGATAACGCACAATTCAGGGGCGGCAGCCTCGAAGCGCAGGGTCTCGGCATGGCCTATGGCGATCTGGAGGTGCTTAAGGGGGTCGATCTTACCGTCAGGCCCGGTAGCGTCACCTGCATTATCGGCCCGTCCGGTTCTGGAAAATCGACGCTGCTGCGCTGCCTCAACCGCCTTGTCGAACCGAAAAGCGGCGACGTGCGTCTGGATGGCGAAAGCACACTCCGGATGAAGCCCGAAACGCTGCGTCGCAGGGTGGGCATGGTCTTCCAGCACTTCAACCTCTTTCCCGATCACACGGCCCTGGAAAACGTCATGCTGTCGCTGACGCAGATCAAGCGCATGCCGAAGGCGCAGGCGGAGCGGCTGGCAAAGGCGCGTCTTGCCGATGTCGGGCTTGCCAGCCGACAGCATCATCGACCCGGCGGACTTTCCGGCGGCCAGCAGCAGCGCGTGGCCATTGCCCGCGCGCTTGCGATGGAACCGGAAGTGATGCTGTTCGACGAAGTCACCAGTTCGCTCGACCCGGAGCTTGTGAAGGGCGTGCTCAACCTGATGGCAGATCTTGGCCGGCGCGGCATGACCATGGTGGTCGTTACCCACGAAATGGGCTTTGCGCGGCGGGTCGCCGATCAGGTGGTCTTCATGGACGAGGGCCGCGTGGTCGAAACCGGGACGCCCGAGGCGATCTTCGACAATCCGCAAAGCCCGCGCCTGAAGCGCTTCCTCGCCGAAGTTCTGTGA
- a CDS encoding nuclear transport factor 2 family protein — MTQLTEAFIDALHRLEDSGNVDVIASLFSDDAELSNPLVKHDASEADGPRRFWKSYIEAFQDIESEFVNVLENEDVAALEWRSEGVIDGAAVRYGGVSVIESADGKITAFRAYFDPRKLVARGNGEQVSGD; from the coding sequence ATGACGCAACTCACCGAAGCTTTCATCGATGCCCTTCACCGCCTCGAGGATTCGGGCAACGTCGATGTGATTGCAAGCCTGTTCTCCGACGACGCGGAACTCTCAAACCCGCTCGTGAAACACGATGCCAGCGAGGCTGACGGCCCAAGGCGGTTCTGGAAATCCTACATCGAAGCTTTCCAGGATATCGAGTCGGAGTTCGTCAACGTCCTCGAGAACGAAGATGTTGCCGCACTCGAGTGGAGGAGCGAAGGCGTGATAGACGGTGCGGCGGTTCGCTACGGAGGCGTGAGCGTCATCGAGAGCGCGGACGGCAAGATCACTGCTTTCCGAGCGTATTTTGATCCCCGAAAGCTGGTCGCCCGAGGTAATGGCGAACAGGTCAGCGGGGATTGA
- a CDS encoding stealth family protein: MPASETYVKFKPGMKETGMEIDAVVTWVDGEDPRHQAKRALHQTENAHPVSVAPTRFASRGEIKYCLWSILTFCPFVRRVFIVTDGQRPDLLDSMIAERPDWSGRVEIVDHAVIYGEHADLLPVFSSRSIETMLHRIPDLAENFIYLNDDIFVGRPLTADYFFQGQMPVLRGRLVRFPNRTIARIKSLFRRGRRRAGFKEAQQQAARLVGTRDRYLLAEHHPHALRRSTMAGFFADKSAILRAQAGHRFRSPEQFSPIGLANHLELEKGAPVEAPDGLGYIKPPRRRSARVSMTATLDALVNGKLSAICVQSLDAMSEADYEAVRSGLDLWSRDRHSEWLRMKA, translated from the coding sequence TTGCCCGCGTCGGAAACCTATGTCAAGTTCAAGCCCGGCATGAAGGAAACAGGCATGGAGATCGACGCGGTCGTGACTTGGGTCGACGGCGAGGACCCGAGACATCAGGCGAAAAGAGCCCTTCATCAAACCGAAAACGCTCATCCCGTCTCCGTTGCGCCAACCCGTTTTGCAAGCCGCGGCGAGATCAAATATTGCCTCTGGTCGATCTTGACCTTCTGTCCGTTTGTCCGGCGGGTCTTCATTGTCACCGATGGGCAGCGCCCCGACCTTCTGGATTCGATGATCGCAGAGCGCCCGGACTGGAGTGGCCGTGTCGAGATCGTCGACCATGCGGTCATTTATGGTGAGCACGCGGATTTGCTTCCGGTATTCAGTTCCCGCTCGATCGAGACAATGCTTCACCGCATACCGGATCTGGCTGAAAATTTTATCTATCTGAACGATGACATATTCGTCGGCCGGCCACTGACGGCAGACTATTTTTTTCAAGGCCAGATGCCGGTGCTGCGCGGTAGGCTGGTGCGCTTTCCCAACCGGACGATCGCCCGGATCAAATCGCTGTTTCGCCGAGGCCGCAGGCGCGCCGGCTTCAAGGAAGCGCAACAGCAAGCTGCGCGTCTCGTGGGAACCAGGGATCGTTACCTCCTGGCGGAACACCATCCGCATGCCCTGCGACGCTCGACCATGGCAGGTTTCTTTGCGGACAAAAGCGCAATACTCCGCGCGCAAGCCGGACATCGCTTTCGCAGTCCTGAACAGTTTTCTCCGATCGGGCTCGCCAACCATCTGGAACTGGAAAAAGGCGCACCCGTCGAGGCGCCTGACGGACTTGGCTACATCAAGCCACCCAGGCGCCGGTCTGCCAGGGTGTCCATGACCGCAACATTGGACGCCTTGGTCAATGGCAAATTATCCGCAATCTGCGTCCAGAGCCTGGATGCCATGAGCGAAGCCGACTACGAGGCAGTCCGTTCGGGATTGGACCTGTGGTCACGGGACCGGCACTCTGAATGGCTCAGGATGAAGGCATGA
- a CDS encoding LacI family DNA-binding transcriptional regulator: MEKIPAKTVSVTVADVAHAAGVSKATAARVLGGYGTVSDKVREAVKRAAQALDYRPNELARSMTTGRSGTIGVVVGDIENPFFGSAVRGITDVARLAGFNVILANSGESLAAEKAAVKTLIAKQVDGLIISPAKDSEIEHLREAERSGRPLALLDRAVARLDVDTVTTDDFEAAQAITRLLIGQGHRRIAYLTACDTPDHCFSQLSDIYTSSVRLRIEAFIGACRDAAIPDAARWVRVGAVNPQAIRAIVTELFNAATPPTAIIASDSLIGLEVFKAVREMGIALPGDLSLISFHDADWTAVTSPPVTVVQQPVYQLGETVATLLIGRLKGETGPARTVVLPTRLIERASVGKARLVATAI, from the coding sequence ATGGAAAAAATTCCGGCAAAAACCGTCTCTGTCACAGTGGCCGATGTCGCCCATGCCGCGGGAGTATCAAAGGCAACGGCGGCCCGGGTTCTCGGCGGATACGGCACTGTGAGCGACAAGGTGCGCGAGGCCGTGAAAAGGGCTGCCCAGGCCCTCGACTATCGCCCCAACGAACTCGCACGCAGCATGACCACGGGACGATCCGGAACCATCGGGGTCGTCGTCGGCGACATCGAAAACCCGTTTTTCGGCTCGGCCGTTCGGGGCATTACAGATGTCGCCCGGCTTGCAGGCTTCAACGTCATCCTCGCCAATTCGGGCGAGTCGCTTGCCGCAGAAAAGGCCGCAGTAAAAACACTGATCGCCAAACAGGTGGACGGGCTGATCATTTCTCCCGCCAAGGACAGCGAAATCGAACACTTAAGGGAGGCCGAGCGCTCAGGCCGGCCGCTTGCTCTGCTTGACCGCGCAGTCGCGCGGCTCGACGTCGATACGGTCACGACCGACGATTTCGAAGCTGCCCAGGCTATTACCCGACTGCTGATCGGCCAAGGCCACCGGCGCATCGCCTATCTCACGGCGTGCGACACGCCTGACCACTGTTTTTCACAGCTTTCCGATATCTACACAAGTTCGGTGCGCCTTCGCATTGAAGCTTTCATCGGCGCCTGCCGCGACGCAGCCATACCGGACGCAGCCAGATGGGTCCGCGTCGGTGCCGTCAATCCGCAGGCGATCCGGGCTATAGTCACTGAACTCTTCAACGCAGCAACTCCGCCGACTGCAATTATTGCGTCTGACAGCCTGATCGGTCTTGAAGTCTTCAAGGCCGTCCGCGAAATGGGCATAGCGCTCCCCGGCGATCTTTCGCTGATATCCTTCCACGACGCCGATTGGACAGCGGTTACCTCGCCGCCCGTTACGGTCGTCCAGCAACCGGTTTACCAACTCGGCGAAACCGTCGCGACATTGCTGATCGGCCGCCTGAAGGGCGAAACGGGGCCGGCCCGCACTGTCGTTCTTCCCACCAGACTGATCGAACGCGCCTCTGTGGGCAAAGCCAGGCTGGTCGCAACCGCAATCTAG
- a CDS encoding ArnT family glycosyltransferase, whose amino-acid sequence MARILSSRPNIVFHLIAGYCLLSMALRILRSDSLEIDEAEQAFLSQYLMLGYGTQPPFYNWVQYAVAAVFGLSVAALAVVKNGFLFGFLIFYGFAARTITSERSLPAIAMLGVLTLPPVFLLSQRDLSHTVAALFTVSLFLYGFLQTLKNPRLGSYVVTGIAVGLGVISKYNFVIIPIAAIIAVLPEADLRKRLFDWRVLVAVAIAALIVAPHAYWVLENFGHASGGTVAEMKEGADDAALPHVVEGLFSLLTATVKGIALSLLVFMLIFRKELGRILKAENQWTRIIGRMLVICFVLLVLVVAGIGATHIRPKWLSLFTALLPLYLVLKIDAAGVDATPRLPAFLTVAGILAVGVVVMLWARVFIGPMLGDYSFAHTPYAGFAHAVAEAHQTPPAAVLVDDRIVAGNLRIQFPQIPVVMPGFPAGDVLLPSGPVLAVWPAEGEEGNRIPPRLAKILSANGRDIGSLAVAVVPVPYNAGRAGDLYRFGYTWAP is encoded by the coding sequence ATGGCTCGCATCCTGAGCAGCAGACCCAATATCGTATTCCACCTGATCGCAGGATACTGTCTGCTCAGTATGGCCTTGCGGATCCTCCGGTCGGATTCTCTTGAAATCGACGAGGCCGAACAGGCGTTTCTTTCGCAATATCTGATGCTCGGCTACGGTACGCAGCCGCCGTTTTACAACTGGGTTCAATATGCTGTCGCGGCCGTGTTCGGCCTGTCGGTCGCCGCGCTGGCCGTGGTCAAAAACGGTTTTCTGTTCGGCTTTCTGATATTCTACGGTTTTGCCGCCCGCACGATCACCTCAGAGCGCAGCCTGCCTGCTATCGCCATGCTGGGCGTGCTGACCTTGCCGCCAGTCTTTCTCCTTTCACAGCGCGACCTCTCCCACACCGTCGCGGCGCTCTTCACGGTATCGCTGTTTCTCTACGGTTTCCTGCAAACGCTTAAAAACCCGAGGCTGGGTTCGTATGTCGTCACCGGGATTGCCGTTGGCCTGGGCGTGATTTCCAAATATAATTTCGTCATCATTCCGATAGCCGCGATCATTGCCGTCCTGCCGGAAGCAGACCTGCGCAAACGGCTGTTCGACTGGCGGGTTCTTGTGGCCGTGGCGATTGCCGCGCTGATCGTGGCTCCTCATGCCTATTGGGTTCTCGAAAATTTCGGACATGCCAGCGGCGGAACGGTCGCCGAAATGAAGGAGGGCGCGGATGACGCCGCCCTGCCGCATGTTGTCGAAGGTCTTTTTTCGCTGTTAACCGCAACAGTGAAAGGTATCGCCCTTTCGCTTTTGGTGTTTATGCTGATCTTCCGGAAAGAGCTTGGCAGGATCCTGAAAGCTGAAAACCAGTGGACACGCATCATCGGCAGGATGCTCGTCATCTGTTTCGTCCTGCTCGTTCTGGTCGTTGCCGGCATCGGAGCCACCCATATCCGACCGAAATGGCTTTCCCTGTTTACCGCTCTTCTGCCGCTGTATCTGGTTTTGAAGATCGATGCGGCAGGCGTTGATGCAACACCAAGATTGCCGGCTTTCCTGACTGTCGCCGGCATCCTGGCCGTGGGTGTGGTCGTAATGCTCTGGGCGAGGGTGTTCATCGGCCCGATGCTGGGTGATTACTCCTTCGCCCATACGCCCTATGCCGGCTTCGCGCATGCTGTCGCGGAGGCTCATCAGACACCGCCAGCCGCTGTTCTTGTCGATGACCGGATCGTCGCCGGCAATCTGCGGATCCAGTTTCCGCAAATACCGGTCGTCATGCCCGGCTTTCCGGCCGGCGACGTCCTTCTTCCATCCGGGCCGGTGCTTGCCGTGTGGCCAGCGGAGGGCGAGGAAGGAAACCGAATTCCGCCTCGTCTTGCAAAAATCCTGTCTGCCAACGGCCGTGATATCGGCAGCCTCGCGGTGGCTGTCGTCCCCGTGCCGTATAATGCCGGTCGGGCAGGCGATCTGTATCGCTTTGGCTACACCTGGGCGCCCTGA
- a CDS encoding ABC transporter substrate-binding protein — protein MRRTESSPLGRLRAAMLGITLSLAAGTASTALAQDNPYGLIDPGTISVGTMGDAKPYVFTTADGNFTGFDIELFLNVTERMGFKKDQVIFTGQEFSALMPSVANERFDVAVAAIGTTDKRKQTVDFSDGYLAGYLSVLTADAKIVDAESLKAKRLGVVQGTLQEINAEKNFAGADLVKFPDNNSAVSGLNNGTVDAHFLDYEAAKDYTARYPDLKITVNIPSFDAPAGFVIRKGNDGLRLALNKALHEAMQDGTWKTLYEKWFPGSPMPDAYLPKK, from the coding sequence ATGAGAAGAACCGAATCGTCCCCTCTTGGTCGCCTGCGGGCCGCCATGTTGGGAATAACCCTTTCGCTCGCCGCTGGCACAGCTTCGACGGCGCTCGCCCAGGACAATCCCTATGGCCTGATTGATCCGGGAACCATCAGCGTCGGCACGATGGGCGATGCCAAACCCTATGTCTTCACGACGGCGGATGGCAATTTCACCGGCTTCGATATCGAACTGTTTCTCAATGTTACCGAACGCATGGGTTTCAAGAAGGATCAGGTCATCTTCACCGGACAGGAATTTTCCGCGCTGATGCCGTCGGTCGCCAATGAGCGTTTCGACGTAGCCGTCGCCGCGATCGGCACGACCGACAAGAGAAAGCAGACCGTCGATTTCTCGGATGGCTATCTCGCCGGCTATCTTTCGGTGCTGACGGCGGACGCCAAGATTGTCGATGCGGAAAGCCTCAAGGCAAAGCGGCTCGGCGTGGTCCAGGGCACGCTGCAGGAGATTAACGCGGAGAAGAACTTCGCCGGCGCCGATCTCGTCAAGTTCCCCGACAACAACTCGGCGGTATCCGGGCTGAACAACGGCACGGTCGATGCGCATTTCCTCGATTACGAGGCAGCCAAGGATTATACCGCCCGGTATCCGGACCTCAAGATCACCGTCAATATCCCAAGCTTCGATGCGCCGGCCGGCTTCGTCATCCGCAAGGGCAATGATGGTCTGCGTTTGGCGCTCAACAAGGCGCTTCACGAGGCGATGCAGGACGGCACCTGGAAGACGCTTTACGAAAAATGGTTCCCCGGTTCCCCGATGCCGGATGCCTATCTTCCCAAGAAGTGA
- a CDS encoding VOC family protein, which yields MAFETILAGIAVADMEAARVWYSAFFDRQPDRVPMETDMEWDFPGGSTVQVFEDADRAGRSSATLVPDNLDAELARLAELGHQPKERSSGKFDIAIFEDLDGNRLVVAKPA from the coding sequence ATGGCGTTCGAGACCATTTTGGCTGGGATTGCGGTTGCGGACATGGAAGCGGCCAGGGTCTGGTACTCGGCCTTCTTCGATCGTCAGCCCGATCGCGTCCCCATGGAAACAGATATGGAATGGGATTTCCCCGGAGGATCGACAGTCCAGGTCTTCGAAGACGCGGACAGAGCAGGGAGGTCCAGCGCGACGCTTGTACCGGACAACCTCGATGCTGAGTTGGCACGCCTTGCGGAACTGGGACATCAGCCGAAAGAACGGAGTTCGGGGAAGTTCGACATAGCGATCTTTGAGGACCTGGATGGTAATCGGCTTGTGGTTGCCAAGCCGGCGTAA
- a CDS encoding glycerophosphodiester phosphodiesterase family protein encodes MRFTALFLSVLVCALFALPAQSSDIDRTVQILDRLNRANDWRSHIMVVAHRTGWKENGRIVRAENSLDAMRNAIALGAEMIELDVRKSADGVFVLMHDDFLDRTTTCRGETKTKTLAELKTCRLVIEGQAIVTDETVPTLKEAFAIAKGKIIINIDNKLTAAVLPEIAAEARSLGMAGQILIKENLWNDRRIADTRTLMKAVGSDVTFMPILADDAVHDARFMGQATDAFDAPAAELVNWHAGDTPMTLDGGVLFSAKARATAARGNWHLWVNTYPIVNRAPGMLAGGRGDERAVLDGKPEESWGFWIDRGATIIQTDEPKALIAWLEENGYRIPYDLTN; translated from the coding sequence ATGCGCTTTACTGCTCTCTTCCTTTCCGTCCTTGTTTGCGCGCTGTTCGCGCTGCCGGCGCAGTCCTCCGACATCGATCGAACGGTTCAGATCCTCGACAGGCTGAACCGGGCAAACGACTGGCGCAGCCACATCATGGTGGTTGCGCACCGGACGGGCTGGAAAGAGAACGGCCGGATCGTCCGGGCGGAGAATTCGCTCGATGCCATGCGCAATGCGATCGCTCTCGGCGCCGAGATGATCGAGCTCGATGTGCGAAAATCAGCCGACGGCGTCTTCGTTCTGATGCATGACGACTTCCTCGACCGGACCACGACCTGCCGCGGCGAAACGAAGACGAAGACACTGGCCGAGCTGAAGACATGCCGGCTTGTGATCGAGGGGCAGGCGATCGTCACCGACGAGACCGTGCCGACCCTGAAGGAGGCCTTTGCCATCGCCAAGGGCAAAATCATCATCAACATCGACAACAAGCTGACGGCCGCCGTCCTACCCGAAATCGCTGCCGAAGCGCGGTCGCTGGGGATGGCCGGACAGATCCTGATCAAGGAAAATCTGTGGAATGACCGCCGCATCGCCGACACCCGTACCCTGATGAAGGCGGTCGGCTCCGACGTCACTTTCATGCCGATCCTGGCTGACGACGCTGTGCATGATGCGCGCTTCATGGGCCAGGCGACGGATGCCTTCGATGCGCCGGCGGCCGAGCTCGTCAACTGGCATGCGGGCGACACGCCGATGACGCTGGACGGCGGCGTCCTGTTTTCTGCCAAGGCGCGTGCGACCGCGGCGCGGGGCAACTGGCACCTCTGGGTCAACACCTATCCCATCGTCAACCGTGCACCCGGCATGCTGGCCGGCGGCCGCGGCGACGAGCGCGCGGTGCTCGACGGCAAGCCCGAAGAGAGCTGGGGTTTCTGGATCGACCGGGGCGCGACGATCATCCAGACCGACGAGCCGAAGGCGCTGATCGCCTGGCTCGAGGAAAACGGCTACCGCATTCCCTACGACCTGACGAACTGA
- a CDS encoding NAD(P)/FAD-dependent oxidoreductase, whose amino-acid sequence MRENKASNVVIIGAGIFGVSTAVQLLRRGVAVTLLNDGPVANGASGRSLSWLNSARMRSQPYHLLRMAGIDRYRTLAANLAEADWLSFKGGLTWDADDATNEIDAAFRHEVSLAYDALHLNEADVASVTPGINTSAITPQGAIFNPGEGWVDLPELIKLLLAEFSSRGGVLVTDQGAATVRVENGRATGAKTASGKCYEADAVLLATGPSVPKMAADAGQRIDDGTPVALLVTTKPVDHPLTAVLNTPHVAVRPGPGGTLAIDADWAANEVEEHGDGSYSVKPSTLEGLLAGASMILEGNPKLEVASYGVGRKPIPGDGEPVLGELPAVPGYFVAFSHSGATLGLIVGELMAFEIATGERHPLLATFRPERFIAASV is encoded by the coding sequence ATGCGTGAAAACAAAGCCTCTAACGTCGTCATCATCGGCGCCGGCATTTTTGGTGTTTCGACAGCGGTCCAGTTGCTGCGTCGCGGTGTTGCCGTGACCCTCCTCAACGACGGACCGGTTGCCAACGGTGCCTCCGGCCGCTCCCTCTCATGGCTCAATTCCGCGCGGATGCGCTCGCAACCGTATCATCTGCTGCGGATGGCCGGTATCGACCGCTACAGGACGCTCGCGGCAAACCTTGCTGAGGCGGATTGGCTCTCCTTCAAGGGCGGGCTGACCTGGGATGCGGACGATGCGACCAACGAGATTGATGCGGCGTTCCGCCACGAGGTGTCGCTCGCTTATGACGCGCTTCACCTGAACGAGGCCGACGTCGCTTCCGTGACGCCGGGCATCAACACCAGCGCGATCACGCCGCAGGGAGCGATTTTCAACCCCGGCGAGGGGTGGGTCGATCTTCCGGAACTGATCAAGCTGCTGCTTGCGGAGTTTTCCTCGCGCGGCGGCGTACTCGTGACGGATCAGGGGGCCGCGACCGTCCGTGTGGAAAACGGTCGCGCAACCGGCGCTAAAACTGCCTCGGGCAAATGCTATGAGGCCGATGCCGTCCTGCTTGCGACCGGCCCGTCCGTTCCGAAAATGGCGGCGGACGCTGGACAGCGGATCGATGACGGCACGCCGGTCGCTCTGCTGGTGACGACCAAGCCCGTGGATCATCCGCTTACTGCCGTCCTGAATACGCCACACGTCGCGGTTCGGCCGGGACCCGGGGGCACGCTTGCGATCGATGCCGACTGGGCGGCGAACGAGGTCGAGGAGCATGGCGACGGAAGCTACAGTGTGAAGCCATCGACGCTGGAGGGGCTTCTTGCCGGGGCCTCGATGATACTGGAAGGCAATCCCAAACTGGAAGTCGCCTCCTACGGCGTCGGCCGCAAACCTATTCCGGGCGACGGCGAACCGGTGTTGGGCGAATTGCCGGCCGTTCCCGGCTATTTCGTCGCTTTCAGCCATAGCGGTGCGACGTTGGGACTGATCGTCGGCGAGCTGATGGCGTTTGAAATCGCCACCGGCGAGCGCCATCCGCTGCTTGCCACCTTCCGGCCAGAACGGTTCATCGCCGCCAGCGTGTGA
- a CDS encoding DUF2934 domain-containing protein → MDDREQQQRERAYKIWEDEGRPEGAHDDHWRRAEDQHELTEQESEDVTKVNQEADDPFAKDEGETETPADIRPPSTVSPD, encoded by the coding sequence ATGGACGACAGAGAACAGCAGCAACGCGAACGTGCCTACAAAATCTGGGAAGACGAGGGTCGGCCTGAAGGCGCTCACGATGATCACTGGAGGCGCGCCGAAGACCAGCACGAACTCACCGAACAGGAATCGGAAGACGTGACCAAGGTCAATCAGGAAGCCGACGACCCGTTTGCAAAGGACGAAGGCGAAACCGAAACCCCCGCCGATATCAGGCCGCCATCCACGGTTAGCCCGGACTAG